A window of Citrus sinensis cultivar Valencia sweet orange chromosome 7, DVS_A1.0, whole genome shotgun sequence contains these coding sequences:
- the LOC102625944 gene encoding receptor-like protein 8 isoform X6: protein MNLERNFIGSPLITCLKNLTRLKILDISSNQLNGSLPSVISNLTSLEYLDLSHNNFEGMFPLSSLANHSKLEGLLLSTRNNTLHVKTENWLPTSQLIVLGLTKCNLNGSYPDFLLHQYHLKYLDLSHNKLVGNFPTWLLRNNPKLEVLLLKNNSFSGILQLPKAKHDFLHHLDISCNNFRGKLPQNMGVILQKLLYMDISKNCFEGNIPYSVGEMKELSLLDLSRNYFSGGLSQSVVTGCFSLELLDLSNNNFEGQFFSEYMNLTRLRHLYFENNNFSGKIKDGLLSSTSLQVLDISNNILSGHIPHWMGNFSSELEILSMSKNHLEGNVPVQLNNLERLRILDISENRLSGPMASSLNLSSVEHLSLQKNALNGLIPGELFRSCKLVTLNLRDNTFSGRIPHQINEHSNLRFLLLGGNHLQGPIPDQLCQLQKLAMMDLSRNKFSGSIPPCFANVLSWRVGSDDVLNGSKLNSPELDEEIEFGSLGNNRSSNTMFGMWRWLSALEKRAAIDERVEIEFAMKNRYEIYNGSNVNRVTGLDLSCNQLTGEIPSDIGQLQAILALNLSNNSLSGSIPESFSNLKMIESLDISYNKLTGQIPPQLTALNFLSIFNVSYNNLSGRTPDKGQFATFDESSYRGNPSLCAWLIQQKYSRTLKPTTTQASGAEEEEEEEDDDESAIDMVTLYSSFGASYVTVILVLIAILWINSYWRRLWFYSIDRCINTWYYWLSKYVLCR, encoded by the coding sequence ATGAATcttgaaagaaattttattgggaGCCCTCTTATTACTTGTCTCAAGAACTTAACCCGCCTCAAGATTCTTGATATTTCTtctaatcaattaaatggGAGCCTACCTTCTGTTATCAGCAACCTCACCTCACTTGAATATTTGGATCTTTCTCACAACAACTTTGAAGGTATGTTCCCCCTCAGTTCCTTGGCTAATCATTCAAAGCTTGAGGGCTTGCTACTCTCAACAAGAAACAATACGTTGCAtgtgaaaactgaaaattggCTGCCTACATCTCAATTGATTGTTCTCGGATTAACCAAATGCAACTTGAATGGCAGTTATCCTGACTTTCTTTTACACCAGTACCACTTAAAATACCTTGACCTCTCTCATAATAAGTTGGTTGGCAATTTCCCAACTTGGTTGTTACGGAACAACCCAAAATTAGAAGTTTTGCTTTTGAAGAACAACTCATTCTCAGGAATTCTTCAACTGCCCAAGGCCAAACACgattttcttcatcatctaGATATTTCTTGTAATAATTTCAGGGGTAAGCTCCCCCAGAATATGGGTGTTATCCTTCAGAAATTGTTGTATATGGATATATCAAAAAACTGTTTTGAAGGTAATATTCCTTATTCAGTAGGTGAGATGAAAGAACTAAGTTTACTGGATTTGTCTAGAAATTACTTTTCTGGAGGATTGTCCCAATCTGTTGTCACCGGTTGCTTCTCACTAGAATTGTTGGACCTATCAAATAACAATTTCGAGGGCCAATTTTTTTCGGAATATATGAACTTGACTCGACTGCGGCATTTATACTTCGAAAACAACAATTTCAGTGGGAAGATTAAAGACGGCTTGTTGAGCTCGACTTCATTGCAGGTCTTAGATATATCCAACAACATATTATCTGGCCATATTCCTCACTGGATGGGTAACTTCTCATCAGAGCTTGAGATTCTTTCAATGTCAAAAAATCATTTGGAAGGTAATGTTCCAGTCCAACTCAACAATCTTGAAAGGCTTCGAATTTTGGACATCTCTGAAAATAGGTTGTCTGGACCTATGGCATCTTCCTTAAATCTTTCATCGGTGGAGCACCTTTCTCTGCAAAAGAATGCTCTCAATGGGTTAATTCCAGGTGAATTGTTTAGAAGCTGCAAGTTAGTGACTCTAAATTTGAGGGATAATACATTTTCTGGGAGGATTCCTCATCAAATCAATGAGCATTCAAATCTGCGCTTTCTTTTGTTGGGAGGGAATCATCTACAAGGACCAATTCCTGATCAGTTGTGTCAATTACAAAAGTTAGCAATGATGGATCTTTCACGTAACAAATTTAGTGGATCAATACCTCCCTGCTTTGCAAATGTGTTGTCCTGGAGAGTAGGAAGTGATGATGTTTTGAATGGATCCAAACTTAATTCTCCAGAATTAGATGAGGAGATAGAATTTGGTTCCCTTGGTAATAACCGCAGTTCCAATACTATGTTTGGTATGTGGCGGTGGCTGTCTGCTCTAGAAAAACGTGCCGCAATAGATGAACGAGTAGAAATAGAATTTGCGATGAAGAATAGATATGAGATTTACAATGGTAGCAACGTTAACCGCGTGACTGGACTGGATTTATCGTGCAACCAATTGACAGGAGAAATCCCATCAGATATTGGACAACTTCAAGCAATTCTTGCTTTAAATTTGTCTAATAATTCCCTGTCAGGTTCTATACCAGAGAGCTTTTCCAATCTAAAAATGATAGAGAGCCTGGACATTTCCTACAACAAGTTGACTGGCCAAATTCCTCCTCAACTGACCGCACTCAACTTTTTATCAATCTTCAACGTGTCATACAACAACTTGTCCGGCCGAACTCCGGACAAAGGGCAGTTTGCCACGTTTGATGAGAGCAGTTATAGAGGTAACCCCAGTCTTTGTGCCTGGCTCATACAACAGAAATACAGCAGAACATTAAAGCCGACAACAACCCAAGCAAGTGgagcagaagaagaagaagaagaagaagatgatgatgaatctGCAATTGATATGGTGACATTGTATTCGAGTTTTGGAGCATCCTACGTGACAGTCATATTGGTATTGATTGCGATCCTTTGGATAAACTCATATTGGCGCAGACTGTGGTTCTATTCCATTGATAGATGTATTAACACATGGTACTATTGGCTTTCCAAATATGTTTTGTGTCGGTGA
- the LOC102625944 gene encoding receptor-like protein 9a isoform X5: METSFVRLSISVIMITVLMNEKHGFKACLETERTALLQIKSFFISASDIEYKDSILSSWVDDEDDDGMPSDCCHWQRVKCNATTGRVMQLSLKNTTRLNYPYDWFPLLNMSLFHPLEELQSLDLSVNNFSYDSKVAAYDSLRSLKQLKILVLGRNYFDDSIFSYLNTLPSLCTLILHWNRIEGSQTNQGLANLQDLRVLDLSGNFNITSGSLTRLGLANLTNLKRLHLRFCGVTTIQGEMKELSLLDLSRNYFSGGLSQSVVTGCFSLELLDLSNNNFEGQFFSEYMNLTRLRHLYFENNNFSGKIKDGLLSSTSLQVLDISNNILSGHIPHWMGNFSSELEILSMSKNHLEGNVPVQLNNLERLRILDISENRLSGPMASSLNLSSVEHLSLQKNALNGLIPGELFRSCKLVTLNLRDNTFSGRIPHQINEHSNLRFLLLGGNHLQGPIPDQLCQLQKLAMMDLSRNKFSGSIPPCFANVLSWRVGSDDVLNGSKLNSPELDEEIEFGSLGNNRSSNTMFGMWRWLSALEKRAAIDERVEIEFAMKNRYEIYNGSNVNRVTGLDLSCNQLTGEIPSDIGQLQAILALNLSNNSLSGSIPESFSNLKMIESLDISYNKLTGQIPPQLTALNFLSIFNVSYNNLSGRTPDKGQFATFDESSYRGNPSLCAWLIQQKYSRTLKPTTTQASGAEEEEEEEDDDESAIDMVTLYSSFGASYVTVILVLIAILWINSYWRRLWFYSIDRCINTWYYWLSKYVLCR, from the exons ATGGAAACCTCCTTTGTTAGGTTGtcaatatcagttattatgatTACTGTTTTGATGAATGAAAAGCATGGATTCAAAGCATGCTTGGAAACAGAGAGGACTGCTCTGCTGCAGATCAAGAGCTTCTTCATATCAGCCAGTGATATCGAATATAAAGATTCTATTCTTTCTTCATGGGTTGATGACGAGGACGATGATGGAATGCCGTCTGATTGTTGTCATTGGCAGCGAGTGAAGTGCAACGCCACCACAGGAAGAGTGATGCAACTCTCACTCAAGAATACAACGAGATTGAACTACCCTTATGATTGGTTTCCGCTTCTGAATATGTCATTGTTTCATCCTCTAGAAGAATTACAAAGCCTTGACTTATCTGTCAATAATTTCTCCTACGATAGTAAag TTGCAGCTTACGATAGCTTAAGGAGTTTGAAGCAACTGAAGATCCTAGTTCTCGGTCGTAATTACTTCGACGACAGCATATTCTCGTATCTGAATACACTACCTTCACTTTGCACTTTGATTCTTCATTGGAATAGAATTGAAGGTTCTCAAACCAATCAAG GATTAGCAAATTTGCAAGACCTGCGGGTGTTGGATTTAAGTGGCAACTTCAATATAACTAGTGGCTCTTTAACAAGGTTGG gATTGGCAAATCTGACAAACTTGAAAAGATTGCATCTAAGATTTTGTGGAGTAACTACAATTCAAG GTGAGATGAAAGAACTAAGTTTACTGGATTTGTCTAGAAATTACTTTTCTGGAGGATTGTCCCAATCTGTTGTCACCGGTTGCTTCTCACTAGAATTGTTGGACCTATCAAATAACAATTTCGAGGGCCAATTTTTTTCGGAATATATGAACTTGACTCGACTGCGGCATTTATACTTCGAAAACAACAATTTCAGTGGGAAGATTAAAGACGGCTTGTTGAGCTCGACTTCATTGCAGGTCTTAGATATATCCAACAACATATTATCTGGCCATATTCCTCACTGGATGGGTAACTTCTCATCAGAGCTTGAGATTCTTTCAATGTCAAAAAATCATTTGGAAGGTAATGTTCCAGTCCAACTCAACAATCTTGAAAGGCTTCGAATTTTGGACATCTCTGAAAATAGGTTGTCTGGACCTATGGCATCTTCCTTAAATCTTTCATCGGTGGAGCACCTTTCTCTGCAAAAGAATGCTCTCAATGGGTTAATTCCAGGTGAATTGTTTAGAAGCTGCAAGTTAGTGACTCTAAATTTGAGGGATAATACATTTTCTGGGAGGATTCCTCATCAAATCAATGAGCATTCAAATCTGCGCTTTCTTTTGTTGGGAGGGAATCATCTACAAGGACCAATTCCTGATCAGTTGTGTCAATTACAAAAGTTAGCAATGATGGATCTTTCACGTAACAAATTTAGTGGATCAATACCTCCCTGCTTTGCAAATGTGTTGTCCTGGAGAGTAGGAAGTGATGATGTTTTGAATGGATCCAAACTTAATTCTCCAGAATTAGATGAGGAGATAGAATTTGGTTCCCTTGGTAATAACCGCAGTTCCAATACTATGTTTGGTATGTGGCGGTGGCTGTCTGCTCTAGAAAAACGTGCCGCAATAGATGAACGAGTAGAAATAGAATTTGCGATGAAGAATAGATATGAGATTTACAATGGTAGCAACGTTAACCGCGTGACTGGACTGGATTTATCGTGCAACCAATTGACAGGAGAAATCCCATCAGATATTGGACAACTTCAAGCAATTCTTGCTTTAAATTTGTCTAATAATTCCCTGTCAGGTTCTATACCAGAGAGCTTTTCCAATCTAAAAATGATAGAGAGCCTGGACATTTCCTACAACAAGTTGACTGGCCAAATTCCTCCTCAACTGACCGCACTCAACTTTTTATCAATCTTCAACGTGTCATACAACAACTTGTCCGGCCGAACTCCGGACAAAGGGCAGTTTGCCACGTTTGATGAGAGCAGTTATAGAGGTAACCCCAGTCTTTGTGCCTGGCTCATACAACAGAAATACAGCAGAACATTAAAGCCGACAACAACCCAAGCAAGTGgagcagaagaagaagaagaagaagaagatgatgatgaatctGCAATTGATATGGTGACATTGTATTCGAGTTTTGGAGCATCCTACGTGACAGTCATATTGGTATTGATTGCGATCCTTTGGATAAACTCATATTGGCGCAGACTGTGGTTCTATTCCATTGATAGATGTATTAACACATGGTACTATTGGCTTTCCAAATATGTTTTGTGTCGGTGA